In Astatotilapia calliptera chromosome 16, fAstCal1.2, whole genome shotgun sequence, one genomic interval encodes:
- the LOC113007597 gene encoding olfactory receptor 10Z1-like yields the protein MDNQSNKRSFILSGFNETMNFTVPLFSVTLLYYCVILFFNISLVLLIVLDESLHEPMYIFLSSLCINALYGTTGFYPKFLSDLLSSSHRISYEGCLLQAFIMYSCVCCNLSIVAVMAFDRYMAICRPLHYYSFMTKRRLSQLVCFSWLTPFCIFAIHVLLTARLKLCADTFSNNISAYVILVINVSHWLFIIWTYLYLIKTCVRSREDRVKFMQTCVPHLTSLIINVTLIAFDSMYLRFGSIDLPQSLQNFFITIEFLIIPPVMNPLIYGFKLTKIRNRILDVN from the exons ATGGATAATCAGTCTAATAAAAGAAGTTTCATTCTGTCAGGATTTAATGAGACGATGAATTTCACAGTACCCCTCTTCTCAGTTACTTTACTGTATTACTGTGTGATTTTGTTCTTCAATATTTCTCTTGTGCTGCTCATTGTCTTGGATGAAAGCCTCCACGAACCTATGTACATTTTCCTGAGTAGCCTTTGCATTAATGCACTTTATGGAACCACAGGTTTCTACCCCAAATTCCTTTCAGATTTACTGTCGTCTTCTCACAGAATCTCCTATGAAGGGTGCCTTTTACAAGCTTTTATCATGTATTCATGTGTGTGCTGTAATTTGTCTATTGTAGCTGTCATGGCCTTTGACAGGTATATGGCTATATGTCGACCTCTGCACTACTACTCTTTCATGACTAAGAGGAGGCTTTCACAGCTGGTGTGTTTCTCCTGGCTGACACCTTTCTGCATTTTTGCCATCCACGTCCTGCTTACAGCAAGACTCAAGTTATGTG CTGACACTTTTTCAAATAACATAAGTGCATATGTGATACTTGTCATTAATGTGTCTCATTGGCTTTTCATAATTTGGACTTACTTATATCTTATTAAAACATGTGTGAGGTCCAGAGAGGACAGAGTAAAGTTTATGCAGACCTGTGTGCCCCATCTGACTTCTTTGATCATAAATGTCACTTTAATAGCTTTTGATTCGATGTACTTGCGCTTTGGCTCCATAGATTTACCCCAAAGCCTCCAAAACTTC TTCATCACTATTGAATTTCTCATCATCCCTCCAGTTATGAATCCTCTCATATATGGATTTAAACTCACCAAAATACGAAACAGGATAttgg atGTAAACTAA